Proteins encoded together in one Macadamia integrifolia cultivar HAES 741 chromosome 8, SCU_Mint_v3, whole genome shotgun sequence window:
- the LOC122086875 gene encoding cytochrome P450 71B10-like, producing the protein MVSLWLLPLLTLLPLILILKGKQWKRTNLPPGPLKLPIIGNLHQLSELPHRSLWKLSKKYGPIMHLQFGLKPTLVVSSPEMASEIMKSHDLECCSRPELMGPKRLSYNFIDIALAPYNDYWREMRKVCVLELFSLKRVQSFRPIREERVASMISSILKSSSSSTPINLSEIFLNITDDITCRVAFGKNYKGREFDNGRFGKAMQEATVVLGSFSGADFFPYVGWIMDKFTGLHGRRENCFHEFDHFYQSVIDEHLNNERDESEQEDITDVLLNIGRDHKGAGSLTHNHIKAILMNIFLGGVDSGAIVMEWAMAELVKNPKVMKKVQDEIRSIVGKKGKVDEADIDQLKFLKMVIKETLRLHPSLPLLLPREVISHFTINGYDIYPKTRVLVNAWAIGRDPKHWKNPEEFIPERFMDSVIDYKGTHFELLPFGSGRRGCPGINMGISVIELTLANLLHAFDWGLPDGIKKEDINMDEQSGLAVRKKAPVYLVPINYLIDP; encoded by the exons ATGGTTTCTCTTTGGCTTCTCCCCCTTCTAACTCTCCTTCCATTGATTCTCATTCTAAAGGGCAAACAATGGAAGAGAACCAACCTTCCTCCTGGCCCTCTAAAGCTTCCCATCATAGGCAACTTGCACCAACTTAGTGAGCTTCCCCACCGCTCTCTATGGAAACTCTCTAAGAAATATGGTCCAATCATGCATTTGCAATTTGGGCTCAAGCCTACACTTGTGGTCTCATCTCCTGAAATGGCAAGTGAGATCATGAAGTCTCATGATCTTGAATGTTGCAGTAGGCCTGAGTTGATGGGCCCTAAGAGGCTCTCATACAACTTCATTGACATTGCTTTGGCACCTTACAATGATTACTGGAGGGAGATGAGGAAGGTCTGTGTTCTAGAGCTCTTTAGTTTGAAGAGGGTGCAATCTTTTCGCCCAATTAGAGAAGAGAGAGTTGCTTCAATGATTAGCTCAATTTTgaaatcttcttcatcatcaactcCTATTAATCTAAGTGAGATATTCTTAAACATCACTGATGATATAACTTGTAGGGTTGCTTTTGGTAAGAATTACAAGGGGAGAGAATTTGATAATGGGCGGTTTGGAAAAGCAATGCAGGAAGCCACCGTCGTGTTAGGTAGCTTCTCCGGCGCCGATTTTTTCCCTTATGTGGGGTGGATCATGGACAAATTCACTGGCCTCCATGGAAGGCGTGAGAATTGCTTCCATGAATTTGATCATTTCTACCAAAGCGTGATTGATGAACACCTCAACAATGAGAGAGATGAATCAGAGCAGGAGGACATCACTGATGTTTTGCTCAACATAGGAAGAGATCATAAAGGTGCAGGTTCTCTCACTCATAATCATATCAAAGCAATCCTCATG aatATATTTTTAGGTGGAGTAGACAGTGGTGCTATTGTAATGGAGTGGGCAATGGCAGAGCTTGTTAAGAACCCAAAAGTGATGAAGAAAGTACAAGATGAGATTAGGAGCATTgttggaaagaaaggaaaggtgGATGAAGCAGATATAGATCAGCTAAAATTCCTTAAAATGGTGATAAAGGAGACTTTAAGATTGCATCCTTCACTTCCTCTATTGCTCCCACGAGAAGTCATAAGCCATTTTACCATTAATGGATATGATATTTACCCCAAAACAAGGGTCCTAGTGAATGCATGGGCAATAGGGAGAGATCCAAAACATTGGAAGAACCCAGAAGAGTTCATACCAGAGAGGTTCATGGATAGCGTAATTGATTATAAGGGAACACATTTTGAGTTATTGCCTTTTGGATCAGGTCGAAGAGGTTGTCCTGGGATCAACATGGGTATTTCAGTGATTGAGCTAACACTTGCAAATCTTCTGCATGCCTTTGATTGGGGCCTTCCTGATGGGATCAAGAAGGAAGATATAAATATGGATGAGCAATCAGGTCTTGCTGTTAGGAAGAAAGCTCCTGTATACCTTGTACCTATTAATTATTTGATTGACCCTTGA